The window CCACTCGCGGATCGCCGCGCGCGCCCGGCTCGACCAGTTGCTCGACCCCGAGGGCCGCTTCGAGATCGGCTCGGAGGTCGTGCCCGTCGACTCGCTCAAGTTCAAGGACCAGAAGAAGTATCCGGAGCGGCTCGCGGCCGCGCTCGAGGAAACCGGCGAGACCGACGGCATCGTCGTGATGCAGGGGAGCATCGCGGGCGTGCCGCTGGTGGTCGCGGCGTTCGAGTTCGAGTTCATGGGCGGCTCGATGGGCTCGGTGGTCGGCGAGCGCTTCGTGCGCGGCGTGCGCGTCGCTTACGAGAATCGCGTGCCGTTCGTCTGCGTCTCGGCTTCCGGCGGCGCGCGCATGCAGGAGGGCGTCAATTCGCTGTTCCAGATGGCGAAGACCACGGCCGTGCTGCAGGAACTCGCGCGGGCGAAGCTGCCGTTCGTGTCGATCCTCACCGACCCGACGATGGGCGGCGTCTCCGCGTCGTTCGCATTCGTCGCCGATCTCGTGCTCGCGGAGCCGGGCGCGCTGATCGGCTTCGCCGGCCCGCGCGTGATCGAGCAGACGGTGCGCGAGAAGCTGCCCGAAGGCTTCCAGCGCGCCGAGTTCCTGCTCGAGAAGGGCGCGCTCGACATGATCGTCGACCGCCGGGCGCTGCGCGAAGAACTCGCGCGCCTGCTGGCGCTCCTCACGCGCGCGCCCGCGCCGGCCTGACCGGGCCCGCGACCGCGTGACGCCGCTCGCTCGCGCGCGCCGTCCGCGCGACCTCCCCGGCTGGCTCGCCTATCTCGAGACGCTGCACCCGAAGGCGATCGCGCTCGGGCTCGACCGCGTGCGCGCGGTGCTCGCGCGGCTCGACGCGCCGATCCGCTGCCCGGTCGTCACGGTGACCGGCACCAACGGCAAGGGCTCGACCTCGGCGATGATCGAGACCATGTGGCGCGCCGCCGGCTACCGCACCGGGCTGTACGGCTCGCCGCATCTGATGCGCTACAACGAGCGGGTGCGCGTCGCCGGCGTCGAGGCGAGCGACGAAGCGCTCGTCGGCGCGCTCGACGCGGTCGAGGACGCGCGCACCTCGATCGAGCCCGCGGTGCCGCTCACCTATTTCGAGTTCGGCACGCTCGCCGCGCTCCACCTCTTCTCGCGCGCCGGGCTCGACGGGCTCGTGCTCGAAGTCGGCCTCGGCGGACGGCTCGACGCGGTCAACGTCATCGACGCGGAAGTGGCGGTGGTCACGAGCATCGACCTCGACCATCGCGACTTCCTCGGCGACACGCGCGAGTCGGTCGGCCGCGAGAAGGCGGGCATCTTCCGGCGCGGTCGCGTCGTGGTGTGCGGCGATCCCGATCCGCCGCGCTCCGTGGTCGACGAGGCGGCGCGTGTCGGCGCGAACCTGCTCGTGCGCGGCCGCGACTTCGCGGCGACCTCCGAGGGTGCGCAGTGGCGCTACCGCGGTCCGGGCGGGAACCGCTACGGGCTCCCGATGCCCGCGCTGCGCGGCGCGCCGCAACTCGGCAACGCCGCCTGCGCGATCACGGCGGTCGATGCGCTGCGCGACCGGCTGCCGGTGCCGGCGGGGGCGCTGCGCGAAGCGCTCGTGAGCGTGGAGTTGCCCGGACGCTTCCAGGTGCTGCCCGGTCGCCCGACGCGCGTGCTCGACGTCGCGCACAATCCCGAGGCCGCCCGAGCGCTCGCCGCGTCGCTCGGATCGATGGGCTTCCACCCGGCGACCTTCGCCGTCTTCGGGATGCTCGCCGACAAGGACATCGAGGCCGTCGCCGACGCCGTGCGTCCGGCGATCGACCGCTGGTTCGTCGCGCCGCTCCCGGGGCCGCGCGGCGCGAGCGCCGAGCGCCTCGCGCAGGCGCTGGAACGCTCCGGCGTCCCGCGCGAGGCGATCCGCCTCGAGGCGGACGTCGGCGACGCCTGGCGGGCCGCGCTCGCCGCGGCCGGCGAGGCTGATAGAATCGTCGCCTTCGGTTCGTTCCTCACGGTGGCCGCCGTGCTCGCCGCGGCCCGGTGAATGAGCGGCCGATCCGCGCGATGGCCGACACCGCCGACCAGAATCTCGACGAACTGAAGCGCCGCGGGCGCCGCCGCCTGATCGGCGCGATCGTGCTCGCGCTGGTCGCGGCGGTCGTCGTGCCGATGCTGCTCGAGAGCGATCCGAAGCCGCTCGGCGAAGACGTCTCGGTGCGCATCCCGCCGGTCGACGACGGCAAGTTCGTCGGCAAGCTCAACGGCGCCGCGCCGAAGAAGTCGCTCGCGGACGCGGAAAGGTCGGTGCTGACGCCGGGCGCCCGCCCTGCGCCCGCGGCCGACGCGAAGGCCGAACAGAGAACCGAGGCCAAGGCCGAACCCCAGGCCGAACCAACGTCGGCATCGCCGGCCCCCGCCGCGCCGCCGCCCGCGAAGCCGGCAGCCACGGCGCCGGCTTCGACCGCACCAGTCGCCGCGACCGCTTCCGGCAAGGCGGCATCGGGCAAGGCGGTCGATCCACCGCCGGCCGCGGCCAGGGCCGATGCCCCGAAGGACGCCGGCTACGCCGTGCAACTCGCCGCGTTCTCCGACGACAAGGGTGCGAATGCGCTCGCGGCGAAGCTCAAGCGCGCGGGCTACCCCGCGTTCACCGAGACGCTCTCGACCTCGCGCGGCACGCTGTGGCGCGTGCGCGTCGGCCCTTACCCGGCGCGCGACGCCGCCGCGCAGGCGCGCGACCGGCTGAAGGGCGAAGGGCACGCCGGCATCGTCGTGCCGTCGAAGTAGCGGCGCGAGCGCGGCGACGCCGATGAGTGCGCGCACGCCACGACCGGCAGCCAGGGCGGAGCGCCAGCGATGACCTGGCTCGATTTCGGCGCCTTCCTCGTCGTCGCGCTCTCCGTGCTGTTCGCCTACGCGCGCGGCGTGATCCGCTCGCTCATCGGCACCGCGGCGTGGCTCGTCGGCTTCGTCGTCGCGCTCGGGTTCGCGCCGCTCATCGGCGCGCAGTTGCCGGAGGTGAAGGAAGCCCCGGCGGTGCCCTACGTGATCGCATTCGTGCTCGTGTTCGTCCTGGCGATCGTCGCGGGTGCGCTCGTCGCGTGGCCGTTGCGCGCGATCGTGCGCAAGGCCGGCATGGGCTTCCTCGACGCCGCGCTCGGCGCGACCTTCGGCTTCGTCCGGGGCATCGCGATCGTCGTCGCGTTCGCGCTCGTCGCCGGCGCGATCGGATGGGCGCAGCGGGACTGGTGGCAGAACGCGTTTCTCTCGCCGTCGCTCGGCGCCGCGGCCCTCGGCCTGCGGCCGTGGCTGCCGCATGCGTGGGCCGAGCGGCTGGATTTCTCGCCGCCGCCGAAGGCCGCCGCCGGCCTCGCGCCGCGCCTGTCCGTGAGCGAGGCCTGACCCATGTGCGGCATCGTCGGCGCCGTCTCGCACGCGCCGGTCAACCAGCTCCTCTACGACGGGCTCATGCTGCTGCAGCACCGCGGGCAGGACGCCGCCGGCATCGTCACGAGCGAAGGCAACGTGTTCCACATGTACAAGGCGCAGGGCTACGTGCGCGACGTGTTCCGCACCCGGAACATGCGCGAGCTGACCGGCGCGGCGGGCATCGGGCACTGCCGCTATCCGACGGCGGGCAGCGCGTTCTCCGACCTCGAGACGCAGCCGTTCTACGTCAACGCCCCGTTCGGGATCACGCTCGGCCACAACGGCAACCTGACCAACAGCGAGGCGCTGAAACGCGAGCTGTTCCAGCTCGACTTCCGCCACGTGAACACGAACAGCGACAGCGAGGTGCTGCTGAACGTGCTCGCGCTCGAGCTCGAACGCTCGGCGCAGCACCACCGACTCGATCCCGACGCGATCTTCCGCGCGGTCGCGGGCGTGCACCGCCGCTGCAGGGGCGCCTACGCGATCGTCGCGATGATCGCGGGCTACGGGATGCTCGCGTTCCGCGACCCGTTCGGCATCCGCCCGCTGATCGTCGGCGTCAACGAGACGCTCGCGGGGCCCGAGTACATGGTCGCCTCCGAGTCGGTCGCGCTCGAGGCCTGCGGGTTCCGCGTGCTGCGCGACCTCGAGCCGGGCGAGGCGGTCTACGTCGACTTCGCCGGCACGATGCACGCGCGCCAGTGCGCGGACGCGCCGCGGCTCGTCCCCTGCATCTTCGAGTACGTCTACCTCGCCCGCCCCGACAGCGTGATCGACGGCACCAGCGTCTACGAGTCGCGCATCCACATGGGCGCCGAGCTCGCGAAGCGCCTGCGCGCCATGCCGGACGTGCGCGACATCGACGTCGTGATCCCGATCCCCGACTCGAGCCGCCCGTCGGCGATGCAGCTCGCCGGCGATCTCGGGCTCACCTACCGTGAGGGCTTCGTCAAGAGCCGCTACGTCGGGCGCACCTTCATCATGCCGGGGCAGGGGATGCGCCGGAAGAGCGTGCGGCAGAAGCTGAATCCGATCGGCATGGAGTTCGAGGGCAAGGTGGTCCTCCTGGTCGACGACTCGATCGTGCGCGGCACGACCTCGCGCGAGATCGTGCAGATGGCGCGCGACGCCGGCGCGCGCAAGGTGTATTTCGCGTCCGCGAGCCCGCCGGTGCGCTATCCGAACGTCTACGGCATCGACATGCCGAACCAGGCCGAACTCGTCGCGCACGGGCGCAGCGAGGACGAGGTGGCGAACGAGATCGGCGCGGACCGGCTCATCTACCAGGACCTCGCCGCCCTGAAGGCTGCGGTGCGCGCCGCGAACCCGAGGCTCGGCGAGTTCGAGGCGTCGTGCTTCGACGGCCGCTACGTGACCGGCGACGTGACGCCCGAGTACCTGCAGCAGCTCGCCGGCGCGCGCCACGAGGGACGCGGCGAGCCGATGCGCGACGACGACACCGTGGGGACGTCCGCCTGACCGAAGGAGGCCGCGATGATCACGTTCGAGATGTTCCTCGTGCTCGCCGCCGTGGTCGTCGTGATCGGGTTCATCGTGTGGCGGCGCGACGTCAAGGCCGGCCGCGTGATGCGCTCCGCGCGCGGACCGGTCACGGTGATGCGCGAGCGATGGATCGGCCGGAGCACGACCTCGACCGCCGCTCCGACCAGCGCCGGGCCGCCGGGAACGAAGGCCGATGCGGCCGACGCGAACCGGACCGATGCCGACGCGGGAGACGGCGCGTGATGCGCCAGCGCACCGCCGTTTGACCGCGGCGGCGCGCCGGAGTAGGATTGCGTTGCGCCGATTTGAGCTTCAGCTTGCGGGCGCATTACAAATGCCGCTAAAGCGAGGTTCGCCTCGAGTCCGGAGATTCCGGGCCGGGGCACGCGAAACCCGTCCGGCGGCCTTTTCGGCCAACACGCCCGACGGGTTTTTCGTTTGACGACCGCCATGACCACACCTTCCCGTGCCCGCGGCTTCACGACCGCGATCCTCCATTCCGACCGCGAATCCGCCATCGAGCACGGCGCGCTGCACAAGCCGCTGCACGTGTCGGTCGCGTACGGCTACCGCGACGTGAACGACCTGGCGGCGGTGTTCCAGAACCGCCAGACCGGCCACGTCTACGGGCGGCAGGGCAATCCGACCACCGCGGCGCTGGAGGCCAAGGTCACCGCGATGGAAGGCGGCGTCGCGAGCGTGACCTTCGCGACCGGCATGGCGGCGATCGGGGCGGTCCTCCTCACGCTCACCGCGGCCGGCGACCACGTGGTCGCGAGCCGCTTCCTGTTCGGCAACACCGCGAGCATGCTGCAGACGCTCGAGGCGCACGGCACGCTCGTGAGCTACGTCGATGCGACCGACGCCGCGGCGGTCGAGGCGGCGATCACGCCCGCGACCCGCCTGGTGTTCGTCGAGACGATCGCGAACCCGCGCACGCAGGTGGCCGACCTCGCGCGGATCGGCGAGATCTGCGCGCGGCGCGGCATCGTGTACGTCGTCGACAACACGATGACCTCGCCGTGGCTCTTCCGGCCGATCGACGTCGGCGCGAGCCTCGTCGTCAACGCGCTGACCAAGTACATCGGCGGCCACGGCAACGCGCTGGGCGGCGCGGTGACCGACACGGGCCGCTACGACTGGACCCGCCATCCGCGGATCATCGACAACTACAAGACCGGCGATGCGAAGCGCTGGGCGATCCTGCAGATCCGCAAGAAGGGGCTGCGCGACTTCGGCGGGACGCTCTCGCCCGAGCAGGCGCACCACCTCGCGGTCGGCGCCGAGACCCTCGCGCTGCGGATGGACCGCCAGTGCGCCAACGCGCTCGCGCTCGCACGCTTGCTCGAGACCCATCCGCGCGTGCGCGCGGTCCACTACCCCGGACTCGCCTCGCACGCGCAGCACGCGCTCGCGGCGAAGCTCTTCCGTTCCTTCGGGGCGCTTTTCGCGTTCGAACTCGACGAGGGCGTCGACACCTTCGCGATCCTCAACCGCCTGAAGGTCGTCGTGCTGTCGTCGAACCTCGGCGACAACCGGACGCTCGCCATTCCGGTCGCGCAGACGATCTTCTGGGAGATGGGGCGCGAGCGGCGCGCGGCGATGGGAATCGCGGAGACGCTGGTGCGCGTCTCGGTCGGCATCGAGGACGAGGCGGATCTCGTCGCCGACTTCGCCGACGCGCTCGCGTAGACCCGGAGCCTTACGACGCGTGCTTCGCGGCCGGCTGCGAAGGCAGCAACCGGCGGTGCAGCGCGATCGCGAACGGGATCCAGCCGATCCAGCGCACGAGGTCGACGATTTCGTTGTCCCAGTGCCAGTCGTCGATCGCGTCGAAGTGCAGGTCGAGGCGGTCCTCGACGTAGCCCCAGAAACTGAGCCACGCGGCGAGGAACGCCAGGATCGCTCCCTTCGCGCGGCCCTGCGGCGAGGCGTGCCGCCACATCGGCGCGGCGACGAGCAGGCCCACGATGGCGACGTAGAGCACCGTGCGCAGCACGGGGTGCGTGTCGAAAGTCTGCAGGAGCAGCGGCTCGCTCGCGATCATCTTGGCGGCGGTCCAGCCGAGCACACCGGCGCCGATCCACAGGATCTGCGGGAAACGCTCGACCGCCTTCAGAACGATGGTGGAGCCCCAGACCACGATCGGGATCGAGATCGCGAGGCCGATCAGCACGAGCAGGACACTGCCGTGCGCCGCGCCTCCGATCGCCAGCACGTTGTCGACGCCCATCACGGCGTCCGCGACGATGATGGTCTGGATCGCGCCGCGGATCGACGAAGTCGAGGCGATCTTGTGCTCACCGCCGCCGGTCTCGTCGGTGAGCTTCCAGCCGATCCAGGCGAGCGCGGCGCCGCCGATCAGCAGGAAGCCGGGGATCTTCAGCAGCCACACGACGACCGAGGTCAGCGCGACGCGCACCGCGATCGCGCCGAACGTGCCCCAGAGGATCACGCGGCGCTGGTGCTCGCGCGGGACGTTGCGCGCGGCGAGCCCGATGACGATGGCGTTGTCGCCGGCGAGCACGAGGTCGATCACGATGATGGCGGCGAGCGCCGACCACCAGGCGTTGGAGAACAGTTCGACGGCCATCGCGTGCTCCCGGGCTCGAGATTCCGCTAGTGTAGTCGGGTTTCAGTTGTCAGGAGTCAGTTGGCAGTTGACAGTAGCTGCGA of the Burkholderiales bacterium genome contains:
- a CDS encoding acetyl-CoA carboxylase carboxyltransferase subunit beta: MSWLQKLLPPRIKSTPGTRKQAVPEGLWIKCPACEAVLYRTDLEKNLSVCPKCGHHSRIAARARLDQLLDPEGRFEIGSEVVPVDSLKFKDQKKYPERLAAALEETGETDGIVVMQGSIAGVPLVVAAFEFEFMGGSMGSVVGERFVRGVRVAYENRVPFVCVSASGGARMQEGVNSLFQMAKTTAVLQELARAKLPFVSILTDPTMGGVSASFAFVADLVLAEPGALIGFAGPRVIEQTVREKLPEGFQRAEFLLEKGALDMIVDRRALREELARLLALLTRAPAPA
- a CDS encoding TerC family protein codes for the protein MAVELFSNAWWSALAAIIVIDLVLAGDNAIVIGLAARNVPREHQRRVILWGTFGAIAVRVALTSVVVWLLKIPGFLLIGGAALAWIGWKLTDETGGGEHKIASTSSIRGAIQTIIVADAVMGVDNVLAIGGAAHGSVLLVLIGLAISIPIVVWGSTIVLKAVERFPQILWIGAGVLGWTAAKMIASEPLLLQTFDTHPVLRTVLYVAIVGLLVAAPMWRHASPQGRAKGAILAFLAAWLSFWGYVEDRLDLHFDAIDDWHWDNEIVDLVRWIGWIPFAIALHRRLLPSQPAAKHAS
- the folC gene encoding bifunctional tetrahydrofolate synthase/dihydrofolate synthase produces the protein MTPLARARRPRDLPGWLAYLETLHPKAIALGLDRVRAVLARLDAPIRCPVVTVTGTNGKGSTSAMIETMWRAAGYRTGLYGSPHLMRYNERVRVAGVEASDEALVGALDAVEDARTSIEPAVPLTYFEFGTLAALHLFSRAGLDGLVLEVGLGGRLDAVNVIDAEVAVVTSIDLDHRDFLGDTRESVGREKAGIFRRGRVVVCGDPDPPRSVVDEAARVGANLLVRGRDFAATSEGAQWRYRGPGGNRYGLPMPALRGAPQLGNAACAITAVDALRDRLPVPAGALREALVSVELPGRFQVLPGRPTRVLDVAHNPEAARALAASLGSMGFHPATFAVFGMLADKDIEAVADAVRPAIDRWFVAPLPGPRGASAERLAQALERSGVPREAIRLEADVGDAWRAALAAAGEADRIVAFGSFLTVAAVLAAAR
- a CDS encoding CvpA family protein, which encodes MTWLDFGAFLVVALSVLFAYARGVIRSLIGTAAWLVGFVVALGFAPLIGAQLPEVKEAPAVPYVIAFVLVFVLAIVAGALVAWPLRAIVRKAGMGFLDAALGATFGFVRGIAIVVAFALVAGAIGWAQRDWWQNAFLSPSLGAAALGLRPWLPHAWAERLDFSPPPKAAAGLAPRLSVSEA
- the purF gene encoding amidophosphoribosyltransferase, whose protein sequence is MCGIVGAVSHAPVNQLLYDGLMLLQHRGQDAAGIVTSEGNVFHMYKAQGYVRDVFRTRNMRELTGAAGIGHCRYPTAGSAFSDLETQPFYVNAPFGITLGHNGNLTNSEALKRELFQLDFRHVNTNSDSEVLLNVLALELERSAQHHRLDPDAIFRAVAGVHRRCRGAYAIVAMIAGYGMLAFRDPFGIRPLIVGVNETLAGPEYMVASESVALEACGFRVLRDLEPGEAVYVDFAGTMHARQCADAPRLVPCIFEYVYLARPDSVIDGTSVYESRIHMGAELAKRLRAMPDVRDIDVVIPIPDSSRPSAMQLAGDLGLTYREGFVKSRYVGRTFIMPGQGMRRKSVRQKLNPIGMEFEGKVVLLVDDSIVRGTTSREIVQMARDAGARKVYFASASPPVRYPNVYGIDMPNQAELVAHGRSEDEVANEIGADRLIYQDLAALKAAVRAANPRLGEFEASCFDGRYVTGDVTPEYLQQLAGARHEGRGEPMRDDDTVGTSA
- a CDS encoding SPOR domain-containing protein, which produces MADTADQNLDELKRRGRRRLIGAIVLALVAAVVVPMLLESDPKPLGEDVSVRIPPVDDGKFVGKLNGAAPKKSLADAERSVLTPGARPAPAADAKAEQRTEAKAEPQAEPTSASPAPAAPPPAKPAATAPASTAPVAATASGKAASGKAVDPPPAAARADAPKDAGYAVQLAAFSDDKGANALAAKLKRAGYPAFTETLSTSRGTLWRVRVGPYPARDAAAQARDRLKGEGHAGIVVPSK
- a CDS encoding cystathionine gamma-synthase family protein encodes the protein MTTPSRARGFTTAILHSDRESAIEHGALHKPLHVSVAYGYRDVNDLAAVFQNRQTGHVYGRQGNPTTAALEAKVTAMEGGVASVTFATGMAAIGAVLLTLTAAGDHVVASRFLFGNTASMLQTLEAHGTLVSYVDATDAAAVEAAITPATRLVFVETIANPRTQVADLARIGEICARRGIVYVVDNTMTSPWLFRPIDVGASLVVNALTKYIGGHGNALGGAVTDTGRYDWTRHPRIIDNYKTGDAKRWAILQIRKKGLRDFGGTLSPEQAHHLAVGAETLALRMDRQCANALALARLLETHPRVRAVHYPGLASHAQHALAAKLFRSFGALFAFELDEGVDTFAILNRLKVVVLSSNLGDNRTLAIPVAQTIFWEMGRERRAAMGIAETLVRVSVGIEDEADLVADFADALA